The proteins below come from a single Cannabis sativa cultivar Pink pepper isolate KNU-18-1 chromosome 3, ASM2916894v1, whole genome shotgun sequence genomic window:
- the LOC115711152 gene encoding loganic acid O-methyltransferase-like: MEAKNNGKCSTAYPMNGGDGPYSYANNSIFQRILIDCTKEIISMSILEKLEITPSKSFWIADLGCSIGPNTFYAVKTLIESLKLKYQTNSSKLLPQFQVFFNDHTSNDFNMLFKSLPEDRGYYAAGVPGSFYGRIFPDASLHLVHSSFTLHWLSQVPKEVNDKSSLAWNKGRVYYSNSKNDDQVIKAYKNQHEKDMTMFLKARAQEIVFGGLMMLIVLGIPNGIHHSESGGNKSFELIGSCLNDMVQKGIVSEEKVDSFNIPIYLMSPQEFEKSVNENGSFSIERLDVLPHVKVINGVGLNSHQITFCMRSTLGELIKQHFGEEIIDKLFDLYLQKVEEIHPTSIIESLKTLNFLAVLKRNN, translated from the exons atgGAGGCAAAAAACAATGGCAAATGTTCAACAGCTTATCCAATGAATGGTGGAGATGGCCCCTATAGCTATGCCAATAACTCCATATTTCAG AGAATACTCATCGATTGTACcaaagaaattataagcatgAGCATATTAGAGAAGCTTGAAATTACTCCTTCAAAATCATTTTGGATTGCAGATTTAGGATGTTCAATTGGACCTAATACATTCTATGCAGTGAAAACCCTAATTGAATCTTTGAAATTAAAGTATCAAACTAATAGTTCCAAATTACTCCCTCAATTTCAAGTCTTCTTCAATGATCACACCTCAAATGATTTCAACATGCTTTTCAAGTCCCTTCCCGAGGATCGAGGCTACTACGCGGCCGGTGTCCCAGGATCATTTTACGGACGAATCTTTCCCGACGCTTCACTTCATTTAGTTCATTCTTCTTTCACTCTTCATTGGCTATCTCAAGTGCCTAAAGAAGTTAATGACAAAAGCTCTCTTGCATGGAATAAAGGGAGAGTTTATTACTCAAATTCTAAAAATGATGATCAAGTGATTAAGGCCTATAAAAATCAACATGAAAAGGATATGACAATGTTTTTGAAAGCTAGGGCACAAGAGATTGTGTTTGGAGGGTTGATGATGCTTATTGTTCTTGGTATTCCTAATGGAATTCATCATTCTGAATCTGGAGGGAATAAGAGCTTTGAACTTATTGGATCTTGCCTCAATGATATGGTTCaaaag GGAATTGTAAGTGAAGAAAAGGTGGATTCTTTCAACATACCAATTTATTTGATGAGTCCCCAAGAATTTGAAAAATCAGTGAATGAAAATGGAAGTTTTTCAATAGAGAGATTAGATGTTTTACCTCATGTGAAAGTAATAAATGGAGTTGGTCTTAATTCACATCAAATTACATTTTGTATGAGATCTACTCTTGGAGAACTAATCAAACAACACTTTGGAGAAGAAATCATTGACAAACTCTTTGATTTGTATCTTCAAAAAGTGGAAGAGATTCATCCAACTTCTATTATTGAATCACTCAAAACTTTGAACTTCTTAGCTGTTCTTAAACGCAATAACTAA
- the LOC115708822 gene encoding loganic acid O-methyltransferase: MAETNNEVVPNVNGGNDRYSYSKNSSFQRNAIQSAKELINKAIIEKFDLKILGSSNTFRVADLGCATGPNTFIAMQNIIDAIELKCQNQGVEESSQLVEFQVFFNDHVLNDFNELFKSLPPERRYFAAGVPGSFHGRVFPRESLHFVHSSYAAVQILSSVPKEVMDKDSRVWNKGRINYSHSSDEVVKCFEAQHVKDMENFLNARAEEVVLGGLMAFIFPARPDETLHSESFVNKTTTLLGSCLLDMANKGKISHEKLDALNIPVYFTSPQEFEKVVKQNGRFSIEIMESQDQEKPQPNVLSSTIRGGMGGMFKKHFGVEEELLDEVFDLFQKKLEEQSSLIYDSGYAINLFVLLKRVI, encoded by the exons atggCAGAAACTAATAATGAAGTTGTTCCCAATGTTAATGGTGGAAATGATCGATATAGTTACAGCAAAAACTCAAGCTTTCAG AGAAATGCTATACAATCTGCCAAAGAATTGATTAACAAAGCAATAATTGAGAAATTTGATTTGAAAATCCTTGGATCTTCAAATACTTTTCGGGTGGCGGATTTGGGTTGCGCTACTGGACCTAATACATTTATTGCGATGCAAAATATTATTGACGCTATTGAGCTCAAGTGTCAAAATCAAGGAGTAGAAGAATCCTCTCAACTTGTCGAATTTCAAGTATTTTTTAATGATCATGTCTTGAATGATTTCAATGAGCTTTTCAAATCCCTTCCCCCCGAAAGGCGGTATTTCGCTGCAGGAGTGCCCGGCTCTTTCCACGGCCGAGTATTTCCTCGCGAGTCTCTTCATTTCGTGCACTCTTCGTATGCTGCGGTCCAAATTCTTTCTAGTGTCCCGAAAGAGGTTATGGACAAGGATTCTAGGGTTTGGAACAAAGGTAGAATAAATTATTCCCATTCTTCTGATGAAGTTGTGAAGTGTTTTGAAGCTCAACATGTTAAAGATATGGAGAATTTTCTCAATGCTAGAGCTGAAGAAGTTGTCCTTGGAGGATTAATGGCCTTCATCTTCCCAGCTCGGCCCGACGAAACCCTTCATTCGGAATCTTTTGTGAACAAGACTACTACACTTTTGGGGTCTTGCCTCTTGGACATGGCAAACAAG GGAAAAATCAGTCACGAAAAACTTGATGCATTAAACATTCCAGTATATTTTACATCTCCACAAGAATTCGAAAAAGTGGTGAAACAAAATGGACGTTTTAGCATAGAGATAATGGAAAGCCAAGACCAAGAAAAACCTCAACCCAATGTGTTATCCTCCACAATAAGAGGAGGCATGGGAGGAATGTTTAAGAAACATTTCGGTGTTGAAGAAGAACTTTTAGACGAAGTCTTTGATTTGTTTCAGAAGAAACTTGAAGAACAATCGTCCTTAATCTATGACTCAGGATACGCAATTAATCTGTTTGTTTTGCTTAAACGcgtaatataa